In Vigna unguiculata cultivar IT97K-499-35 chromosome 3, ASM411807v1, whole genome shotgun sequence, a single genomic region encodes these proteins:
- the LOC114175232 gene encoding pentatricopeptide repeat-containing protein At3g12770-like — MPLSYFHLRDTFAKTRIHCRCRCICNSAPFPTLVSLHYAPFNQPLSIFYSLLHQFSNTFIHVKSIHAQIIKNWISTENYLAAKLIKVYSDLGFLCPARKVFDQCSLRGTAVCNAMMAGFLRNQQHVEVPKLFKMMVSGDLEINSYTCMFALKACTSLLDHEIGMEIVMTVFRRGFHLHPYVGSSIVNFFVKCGYLDDARKVFDGMPEKDIVCWNSIIGGYVQEGFFKEAIKLFLAMIGGGLRPSPVTMVSLLKACGESGLKKLGTSAHGVLIALGMGNDVFVLTSLVDMYSNLGDTDNAALVFNGMFNRSLISWNTMISGYVQNGLIPESFALFRRLIQSGSGFDSGTLVSLIRGCSQTSDMENGRILHACIIRKGIESNIVLSTSIVDMYSKCGAIKLATIVFGRMEKRNVITWTAMLVGLSQNGYAEDALKLFCQMQEEKVPANSVTLVSLVHCCAHLGSLKKGRSVHAYLIRHGYAFDAVNMSALLDMYAKCGKIRSAEKLFNNGFPLKDVILCNTMIMGYGMHGLGHYALAVYDRMIEERLKPNQTTFISLLTACSHSGLVEEGKALFNCIERDHNIKPQDKHYACLVDLLSRAGRLKEADTLVKQMPFQPSTDVFEALLSGCRTHKNINMGIQIADRLISLDYLHSGIYVMLSNIYAEAGRWESVNYIRGLMRMHGLKKVPGYSLIEIGNRLYTFFASDDSHPCWSDIYQLLENLRLEVEAEGYIPDTSCVLRDVNEPMKVKLLWGHSERLAIAFGLLSTPYGSLIRITKNLRVCVDCHTVTKYISKVVQREIIVRDANRFHHFVNGKCSCNDYW, encoded by the coding sequence ATGCCTTTATCATACTTCCACCTCAGAGACACATTTGCGAAGACCAGGATCCACTGCAGGTGCAGGTGTATCTGCAACTCTGCACCATTCCCTACACTTGTTTCTCTTCATTATGCCCCATTCAACCAACCTCTTTCAATTTTCTACTCACTCTTGCATCAATTCTCAAACACCTTTATCCATGTCAAGTCCATCCACGCACAAATTATTAAGAACTGGATATCCACTGAAAACTATCTGGCCGCAAAACTCATCAAGGTCTATTCTGATTTGGGGTTTCTTTGCCCTGCCCGCAAGGTGTTTGATCAATGTTCTTTACGTGGTACAGCTGTTTGTAATGCCATGATGGCTGGGTTCCTGAGGAACCAGCAACACGTGGAGGTTCCCAAGTTGTTCAAAATGATGGTATCTGGTGATTTAGAAATCAATAGTTACACGTGCATGTTTGCTCTCAAGGCATGCACCAGCTTGTTGGATCATGAAATTGGTATGGAAATAGTTATGACAGTGTTTCGAAGGGGGTTTCATTTGCATCCCTATGTTGGTAGTTCGATTGTTAACTTTTTTGTGAAGTGTGGCTATCTTGATGATGCGCGAAAAGTCTTTGACGGAATGCCGGAAAAGGATATTGTATGCTGGAATTCTATCATTGGTGGTTATGTGCAGGAGGGATTCTTCAAGGAGGCAATTAAACTGTTCCTTGCAATGATTGGTGGTGGGTTAAGGCCGAGTCCAGTGACAATGGTGAGCTTACTCAAAGCCTGTGGAGAGAGTGGACTTAAAAAACTAGGAACCTCTGCTCATGGTGTTCTCATTGCTTTAGGCATGGGGAATGACGTATTTGTGCTTACTTCGTTGGTTGATATGTATAGTAATTTAGGTGACACAGACAATGCTGCTTTGGTTTTCAATGGCATGTTCAATAGAAGTTTGATTTCGTGGAATACTATGATTTCAGGATACGTTCAAAATGGTTTGATACCTGAATCTTTTGCACTCTTTCGTAGACTAATCCAAAGTGGTTCTGGGTTTGATTCTGGGACCTTGGTGAGCCTTATTCGAGGATGTTCTCAAACATCTGACATGGAAAATGGAAGAATCCTCCATGCTTGTATTATAAGAAAAGGAATTGAGTCGAACATAGTTTTGTCCACTTCAATTGTTGACATGTATTCTAAATGTGGTGCCATAAAGCTAGCAACTATTGTTTTCGGAAGAATGGAGAAAAGGAATGTAATTACATGGACTGCCATGCTGGTGGGTTTATCTCAAAATGGCTATGCAGAGGATGCCCTTAAATTATTTTGTCAAATGCAAGAAGAAAAGGTTCCCGCCAATTCTGTCACTCTTGTTAGCCTTGTGCATTGTTGTGCCCACCTAGGATCCCTCAAGAAAGGAAGGAGTGTCCATGCTTATTTGATCCGGCATGGCTATGCATTTGATGCAGTTAATATGTCAGCGTTGCTTGATATGTATGCCAAGTGTGGTAAAATTCGCTCTGCTGAGAAGTTATTCAATAATGGATTCCCTTTAAAAGATGTTATACTATGTAACACTATGATTATGGGTTATGGAATGCATGGTCTTGGGCATTACGCTCTAGCTGTATATGATAGAATGATAGAGGAAAGGCTCAAGCCAAATCAAACAACATTTATTTCTTTGCTAACAGCTTGCAGTCACTCAGGTCTTGTTGAAGAGGGTAAGGCTTTGTTCAACTGTATAGAAAGGGATCATAATATCAAGCCTCAGGACAAACACTATGCTTGTCTTGTGGATCTTCTTAGTCGAGCTGGCCGCCTCAAGGAAGCAGATACATTGGTGAAACAAATGCCCTTCCAACCCAGCACAGACGTGTTTGAAGCTTTGCTCAGTGGCTGCAGAACCCATAAGAATATTAACATGGGGATACAGATAGCAGATAGATTAATTTCCTTAGATTACTTGCACTCTGGAATTTATGTCatgttatcaaatatttatgcTGAAGCAGGAAGATGGGAATCAGTGAATTACATACGAGGCCTCATGAGGATGCATGGTCTAAAAAAGGTACCAGGTTACAGTTTGATAGAAATAGGGAATCGGCTATACACATTTTTTGCTAGTGACGATTCACATCCTTGTTGGTCAGATATTTATCAATTATTAGAAAATTTGAGACTTGAGGTGGAGGCAGAAGGTTACATTCCTGATACTAGTTGTGTTCTTCGTGATGTAAATGAGCCAATGAAGGTTAAGTTACTCTGGGGACACAGTGAGAGACTAGCCATTGCATTTGGTCTTTTAAGCACTCCATATGGAAGCTTGATTAGGATCACCAAAAACCTTCGTGTATGTGTTGACTGTCATACTGTTACCAAATACATATCAAAAGTAGTTCAGAGGGAAATTATTGTGAGGGATGCTAATCGTTTCCATCACTTTGTTAATGGGAAATGCTCATGTAATGATTACTGGTAA